Proteins found in one Triticum aestivum cultivar Chinese Spring chromosome 4D, IWGSC CS RefSeq v2.1, whole genome shotgun sequence genomic segment:
- the LOC123097062 gene encoding uncharacterized protein At5g39865-like, with protein MGCTTSRQARHDLRYCPSPLPLPRCQSFPARFDAGVHLVRLTSSTLGSLEVDKAAGPRAPEVADAGARAPRRMVPRTPTMTPPNEPEDIDAWALMAGLEEHSPLLAAPFGRHSFSFPIAATAQQEFAASSKVTPLPMRMPSVNDEEMASKAKAPPRKAVLYFTSLRGVRATHEDCSLARAILKGYGVRIDERDVSMHRGFRDELHGLLGLRAGAMAKCWAPAAPTLPSLFVDGELVGNAEELKRLHETGELAARLDGCESGGPGACEACGDARFVLCEACSGSCKVYVDEEDDEDGEGTGDGGAGFRRCTECNENGIVRCSVCCCS; from the coding sequence ATGGGGTGCACCACCTCGAGGCAAGCTCGGCATGACCTCCGGTACTGCCCGTCGCCGCTCCCGCTACCGCGCTGCCAGTCGTTCCCCGCCCgcttcgacgccggcgtccacctcgTGCGGCTCACGTCGTCCACGCTCGGGTCCCTTGAGGTCGACAAGGCCGCCGGACCGCGTGCGCCCGAGGTCGCTGATGCCGGCGCGCGCGCGCCCAGGAGGATGGTGCCGCGCACACCGACCATGACGCCGCCCAACGAGCCCGAGGACATCGACGCGTGGGCGCTCATGGCCGGCCTGGAGGAGCACTCGCCGTTGCTGGCCGCGCCGTTCGGGCGCCACTCCTTCTCGTTCCCGATTGCCGCCACGGCACAGCAGGAGTTCGCCGCGTCATCCAAGGTCACGCCGCTGCCCATGAGGATGCCTTCCGTGAACGACGAGGAGATGGCGAGCAAGGCCAAGGCGCCGCCGCGCAAGGCCGTGCTCTACTTCACGTCGCTGCGCGGCGTGCGCGCCACGCACGAGGACTGCAGCCTGGCGCGCGCCATCCTCAAGGGCTACGGGGTGCGCATCGACGAGCGGGACGTGTCCATGCACCGCGGTTTCCGCGACGAGCTCCACGGCCTCCTCGGCCTCAGGGCGGGCGCCATGGCCAAGTGCTGGGCGCCGGCCGCGCCGACCCTGCCGAGCCTGTTCGTGGACGGGGAGCTCGTGGGCAACGCGGAGGAGCTGAAGCGGCTGCACGAGACAGGGGAGCTGGCCGCGAGGCTCGACGGGTGCGAGAGCGGGGGCCCCGGCGCGTGCGAAGCGTGCGGGGACGCCCGGTTCGTGCTCTGCGAGGCCTGCTCCGGCAGCTGCAAGGTGTACGTGgacgaagaggacgacgaggacGGTGAAGGGACGGGCGACGGGGGCGCAGGGTTCCGTCGCTGCACGGAGTGCAACGAGAACGGCATCGTGAGGTGCTCCGTCTGCTGCTGCTCCTGA